The following is a genomic window from Verrucosispora sp. WMMD573.
GCTTCGCCGAGGCGCTGTACGAGCGGGTGCTGACGCCGCAGGGGTGGGTGCCCTACCCCGACACCGCGCCGACCCTCGCCGCGCTGCGAGCCGCCGACGTGCGGGTGGCCGTGGTCAGCAACATCGGCTTCGACATCCGGCCGCTCTTCGCCGCCTGGGGGCTGGCCGACCTGGTCGACGCCCACGTGCTGTCGTACGAGGTGGGCCGCTGCAAGCCCGATCCGGCGATCTTCTGGCGGGCCTGCGGTCTGCTCGGCGTCGACCCCGAGGAGTCGCTAATGGTCGGCGACACCCCCGCCGACGCCGGCGCCGCCGCCGCCGGCTGCGCCGCGCTGATCCTTCCCGCCGCCGACCCCGGCCGCCCCAACGCCCTCGGCTCCGTCCTCGACCTCCTGCCCACCCCCTGACCGCCGCGATCATGCAGTTGTGGCACCCGATTCGTCCGCTTGAGCGGCTTTCATCCGGTGCCACAACTGCATGATCCGCAGGGAAGGCGGGGCGGGGGTCAGCGGAGGAGGTGGAGGGTGGCGGGGACGGCGGTGACGGTCAGTGGGAGCGGGAGGGAGCGCTCGCCGTCGGCGTAGGTGGTGATGCCCTCCGCCGCGGCTAGGGCGACGGTGCGGGCGCGGTAGGTGTGCACCAGGGGATGGGCGACGTGGGTGCCGGCATAGATGCGCGGCTTGACCCGGATCAGGGTGCGTCGGTCGAACCGGCCGCCGACCACCACGTCGAGCAGGCCGTCGGTCGGGTCCGCGTCGGGACAGATCCGCATACCGCCGCCGTAGCTGGCGCCGTTGCCGACCGCCACCAGGACTGCGTCGACCTCGATCCGCTCTCCGTCGAGGGTCAGGGTGTAGCGGCGTGGCCGTAGTCGGGCCAGCTCCACCAGGATGGCCAGGTCGTAGCGGCGTGGGCCGCGCGGCCAGCGCATCCGGTTCGCCCGCTCGTTGACGATCGCGTCGAACCCGGCCGCCAGCACCGCGCCGTACCAGCGGACCGTGCCGTCCGCCCCGGTCATCCGGGCCAGGTCGACCGGCCGGCTGCGTCCCTCACGCAGGGCCGCCGCGATGACGTCGACCGCCGCCCGCGGGTCGGCCGGGTAGCCGGTCTCCACGGCGAAGTCGTTGCCGGTACCCGCCGGGACCGGCCCGAACGGCACCGAGGTGCCGGCCACGGCCTGCATCGCCCGGTGCACGGTGCCGTCGCCACCCACCGCGACCAGCGCCCCGGCCCCTTCGGCCACTGCGGTTCGGCAGGCCGCCTCGGCCTCCGCCGCACTGCCGGCCCGCAACAGCCGCACCGGCCGGTCGGCAGCCGCGAGGCGGTTCAGCAGGTCCGGCAGCAGGCCCCGGTGCCGGCCCCGCCCGGCGGTCGGGTTGGCCAGCACGGCGACGGGCCCGCCGGGCACCGATGGGTGATCGTCTGAGGTCACGGCGAGCACCGTACTGCCTGGCCGGCGCCGGCGCGAGGAGGCCGCCCAGCGTCGGGCCGACCCCGGAAGGGCCGGCCGGAACAGTCCCACCGGCCGCGGCGCAACTGTCATTTGTCATGACCGCGTGCGGCACGCATTCATATCCTTGACTGAGAACACTGGAGACGCCATAGGCCGGACGGACAGACTCGAATCCGTCAACAGGACCGCAGCCACCACCCGCACGACCGGCGTAGTCACCGCGGCCACGCCGGACGACACCGTCGCGACGACCGTGGCCAGCACCGGCCGCGTGACGGCCGCCGGGTGCGCGATGACGTCTGCCACCCCGGGCAGCGGCACCAGGCCCGTCGCGGCCGTGGTCACCGCCGGCGATCGGCCGGCACGAGCGGTCGATGCCGTCTTCGCCGGGCGGTCCCGATCCGGCAGACCGCTCCGCGACGCGCCCTTCGCCGCACACGGCCCCCGGGACACCGATGGGTGTTCCGAGGCCGTCAGCAGCTTCGCGGTAGGGACCGATCAGGTGATGTCGTCGTAGCGCCGTTCGATCGACAGCGGCCGGGCCACCGGCTCGGGGGCCTCGATCGGGCTGGCCCCGCCGACCGGCTGTCCTGCCTCCACCGGGTCCCGGTCGAACTCCAGCGGGGAAGCCTCGTCGTCGTCGGTGTCCGCGTAAAGCTCCTTACCGCGGCCCTTCCGCCGGTCGTTGAGGAACGCCACACCGACCGCGATGAAGTAGAGCAACGACAGGCACAGCGCCAGCAGCGTCATGCCGAACGGCCCTGGGTCGGGCGTGGCCACGGCGGCGAACGCGAAGCAGATGAACACCACGACCCGCCACCAGCTGAGCAGCCGCCGGGCGCTCACCACGCCGGTGAAGTTGAGCATCAGCAGGGTGAGCGGAAACTCGAACGCCACCCCGAAAAGCAGGATCATGGTGGTGACGAAGCTGATGTAGCGGGTGACCTCCAGCTGCGAGTCGGTGCCGGTGACACCCGCCTCGAGCAGAAACGCCAAGCCCTTGTCGACGACCAAAAAGGCGAGTACCGCACCGGCGGCGAACAGCGGTGCCGCGATCGCCACGAAGACGTACGCCCACTTGCGCTCGTGCCGGTGTAGCCCGGGGGCGATGAACGCCCACAGCTGGTAGAGCCAGACCGGGGCACCGAGGATGAGACCGATCCAGAGAGCCAGCTTGAGCTTGAGGATGAAGCCGTCCGCGGGGGCGAGCATCAGGAACTGCTGGCACTCGCCGTCGACCATCATCCCCGGCAGGCGGCAGTACGGCTGGCTCAACAGGTCGAACGCCGGCTGCGCGAGCAGGTAGCCGCCGATCAGTCCGACGACGATCGCCAGCGAGGCACGGAACAGCCGGTCGCGCAGCTCGCGGATGTGCTCGACGAGGGTCATCGAGCCGTCGGCGGCCCGCTCGAAGTTGCTCGGTTCGCGCTTGCGGAGTCCGAAGGCCACGGTTACCGGACCCGGGGATCAGTTCTCGCGGACGCGCTGCACCGGGTCGACGACCGGCTGCTGCACGGTGCCCTGGTAGGGCTGCTGCGGCGGTGGCGCCGGCTGCTGCGGCGGGTACGGCTGGTAGCCGGCCTGCGCGTCGGCCTTGCCGGCGAGGTCACGGTCGTCGTCGGCAAGGCTCTTCGTCTCGGCCTTGATGATCCGCAGCGAGCGACCGAGGGACCGGGCGGCGTCGGGAAGCCGCTTCGCGCCGAAGAGCAGGATCAGCACGACCACGAGTACGGCGATGTGCCACGGCTTGAGGGCACCCATGTGAAGCTCCAGTCGCTTGTGCCAACGGGGGTGGTTCCGCAGCCCATCGTACGTGCGACGAGGGCCATTGCCACCCGCCGGGGCGGTGGTGGTTCGTCCCGGCGGGTGAAGTCTCGGCCAACCGCGAGTGTCCCGTCAACCAGGCAGCTGGATCATTCTGCGCGAAGTCGACCCGCCGCGTGCAGGAGGATGCACCGTGCGGGCAGAAACGCGCACAGCGCGTTCTCCGCCGGTGGACCGGCGCCTTCAGTCGCCGCGACGGGCTTTGATCACGGTGAGCCGCTGCTGGGTCGTCTCCAGCCGGCTCTGCAACCCCTCCGCCCGCTGCTGGAGGCTCTCCGCCGCGTCACGCAGCGCCGTCGCCTCGTCGGCGCGCCGCTGCAACGCCAGCGCCGCCCGACGCAACCGGGGCAGTCGCGCCAACACGGGTCGTACCGCCAGGGCGAGCAGAACCAACGGCACCAGCACCAGCGCGAGCACGATCCATTTCAGCACGCCGGCCAGCCTACTGCCTGTCGCCGGCCGCCGCCGGGTCCGCGTCGGCGGCCACCGGCCGGGCGTACGCCTCCAGGGCCGCCACCGCCGACTCGTGGATCTGCCCGGCGAGCTCGGCCGGTGCGACGACCTCGACGTCCGGGCCGAGACCCAGCACGAACCGACGGGCCCAGCCGAGATCGCTGACCCGCAGCGACACCACCCACCGTTCGCCGTCGGACTCGACCCGCTCGCAGGGGTAGTACTCGGTGATCCACCGCTCACGCCGACCGATCCGCAACGTGATCAGCGGCAGGTCGGGCGAGGGCCGGAACGCCCCCTCGCGCAGGTCCTGCGGCCGGGCCTGCGGCGGCACCACGGCCGGCTCGGCCAGCTCGGTGACGGCGTCGATCCGGTCGGCCCGGAACAGCCGCACCGCCTCGGCGCGACGGCACCACGCCTCCACGTACGTCCGGCCACCGACCATCAGCACCCGCAGCGGGTCGATGACCCGCTCGGTGGTCTCGTCGCGCGTCGCCGTGTAGTACGTGATGCGCAGCGCGCGGCCACCCTCCACCGCGGCACGCAACTGCTCCACCCGCCCGGTGTCGCCGGGCAGCCGCACCTCCACCGGCGCGGCGACCAGGTCACCGGCCGCGTCCTCGATCTTCGCGAGAGCCCGCTCGACCGCCTCCCGGTTGGCGACTCCGGGCGTCTCGGCCAGCATGCGCAACGCCACCACCAGCGCCAGCGCCTCGTCCGGAGTGAGCCGCAGCGGCCGGTCGATGCCCGCGTCGTAGGTGATGGTCACCCGGTCACCGTCGAAGGCCATGTCGATCAGGTCACCCGGGCCGTACCCGGGCAGCCCGCAGACCCAGAGCAGCTCCAGATCCTCCCGCAGCTGCCGCTCGGTGACGCCCAGGTCACCGGCGGCCTCGGCGAGCTCGATCCCGGGCCGGGCGAGCAGGTACGGCACCAGGTTCAGCAGCCGGGCCAGCCGGTCGGCCGACGCCCGGGAGCCGTTGCGAACCGCCGGACGGGTCGTGCCGCTCACCGGACAACCGTCAGGGTGTCGTGGCGGGCGGCGATCTCCTTGAGCCGCTGGATGACCGCCTCCCGAACCTCGGGCGGCTCGATCACCCGCACGTCCGGCCCGTAGCCGACGAGGTGACCGGCCAGCGAGCAGGCGTCGCCGTACGGCAGGACCAGGCGGTCCACGTCCGACCCGGCGGTGACCTCGACCGCCCAGCGGCGCAAGCCGGCGGCCCGACCCGGGGTGACCAGCACGGTCGCCCGGCCAGGTCGCTCGACCGGGCCGGACCAGCGGGCCACGTGACTGATCAGATCGACTCCGGTGGGTGGCTGGTAGGCGCCCGGCTCACCGACGGCCCGCACCGGGCCCACCACCCGCGACAACCGGAAACAGCGGGTGGCGTCGCGGTCCAGGTCGTGGCCGACCACGTACCACCGGCCCCGCCAGCAGACCACACCCCACGGTTGCAACCGGCGCCGCGCGGGCGCGTCGCGGTCCGGCACCCGATAGTCGAAGCGGACCTCCCGCCGGTCGCGGGCGGCCGCGGTCAGTGGCGCGAACGCCGGATCGACCGTGACCATCGGCTCCAGCCCGAGGGTGGCCTGCGGATCCACGTCCACGCCGGCGGCGCGCAGCTTCGCCAGCCCCGACGAGGCGGCGGCGGCCAGGCCGGCGTGTTGCCACAGGCGCGCGGCGATGCCGACCGCGGCGGCCTCGTCCGGCTGGAGGGGAATGTCGGGCAGCGCGTACTCCCGGCGGGCGATCCGGTATCCGGGCTCGGCGTCGAAAGCGCTCGCCGTCCCGGTCTCCAGCGGTACGCCCAGCTCCCGCAACTCGGCCTTGTCCCGCTCGAACTTGCGCTGGAACGCCTCGTGCTCACGAGCGTCGTCCGGATCGTGTTCATAACCGGGCACGGTCGCGGCGATCTGCGCGGCGGTCAGGAACCGCCGCGTGGACAGCAGGCAGATCACCAGGTTGACCAGCCGTTCGGTGCGACTACGCGACACCCCGTAGACGCTAGCAGCCCGCACCCCGCCCGCAGGTACCCCACGCCACCCACTCGCCCCGTCTCGCCGATCATGCAGTTGTGGTCGGCGAATTGCCCCGGTAGACGAAGTTTGCTCCTGCCACAAGTGCATGATCGGCGGCGGGACCCGGCGGGTCGGGGTGGGTGGGTGGGGGTTAGCGTGCGGGGGTGGTGCGGTGGCGGGTTGGTGCGGTGGTCAGGGTGCGTCGGCGGTGGGCCGGGGCGGTGGAGCTGGACGTCGAGGTGGACGGCGGCGGCTCGATGCGGGCGCTGGCCTATCCCGCGCTGGTCGGTGAGCCCGAGCCGGGCGATCGGGTGCTGCTCAACGCCGGTGCGCTGCTGATGGGCCTGGGCACCGGCGGGTACGCCCTGGTCGTGGCGCTGCCCCAGCGGCTGCCGCCGGACCCACCGCAGGCCCTCGACTCCCGGGACGCGGGTCATCTGGTCAAGTCCCGCTACACCCCGCTGCAGCCGATCCTGCTCGGCGTCGACGAGGAGGCGTCACCGCACCGGGAGGTCATGGCCGCCGCCGACGACCTGGCCGGTCTGCCGGTGGTGACCGCCGACCTGCACTCCGCGCTGCCGGCGATCCTGGCCGGAATTCGGGTCGACGCGCCGCAGGCGCGGGTGGCGTACCTGCTCACCGACGGTGGGGCGTTACCCGCCTGGTTCTCCCGCACCCTCGCCGGGCTGCGTGACGAACTGGTCGGCACGATAAGCGTCGGGCAGGCGTTCGGCGGCGACCTGGAAGCGTCGACACTGCACAGCGGGCTACTCGCCGCCCGGCACGTGCTCGACGCCGACGTGGCGGTGGTGGCGCAGGGGCCAGGCAATCTCGGCACCGGCACCCGGTGGGGATTCTCCGGGGTGGCCGTCGGCGAGGCGGTCAAC
Proteins encoded in this region:
- a CDS encoding DUF3866 family protein, with amino-acid sequence MVRWRVGAVVRVRRRWAGAVELDVEVDGGGSMRALAYPALVGEPEPGDRVLLNAGALLMGLGTGGYALVVALPQRLPPDPPQALDSRDAGHLVKSRYTPLQPILLGVDEEASPHREVMAAADDLAGLPVVTADLHSALPAILAGIRVDAPQARVAYLLTDGGALPAWFSRTLAGLRDELVGTISVGQAFGGDLEASTLHSGLLAARHVLDADVAVVAQGPGNLGTGTRWGFSGVAVGEAVNAVATLGGRPVGSVRISAADPRPRHRGVSHHSLTAYGRVALARAELVVPTDLEPLLAAEVDAALKPLAGRHTLVRVATTGLDAALRRSPVPLSTMGRGLDADHAYFLAAAAAGRHAARLAAQTPPPPADR
- a CDS encoding WYL domain-containing protein gives rise to the protein MSRSRTERLVNLVICLLSTRRFLTAAQIAATVPGYEHDPDDAREHEAFQRKFERDKAELRELGVPLETGTASAFDAEPGYRIARREYALPDIPLQPDEAAAVGIAARLWQHAGLAAAASSGLAKLRAAGVDVDPQATLGLEPMVTVDPAFAPLTAAARDRREVRFDYRVPDRDAPARRRLQPWGVVCWRGRWYVVGHDLDRDATRCFRLSRVVGPVRAVGEPGAYQPPTGVDLISHVARWSGPVERPGRATVLVTPGRAAGLRRWAVEVTAGSDVDRLVLPYGDACSLAGHLVGYGPDVRVIEPPEVREAVIQRLKEIAARHDTLTVVR
- the tatA gene encoding Sec-independent protein translocase subunit TatA, whose translation is MGALKPWHIAVLVVVLILLFGAKRLPDAARSLGRSLRIIKAETKSLADDDRDLAGKADAQAGYQPYPPQQPAPPPQQPYQGTVQQPVVDPVQRVREN
- the tatC gene encoding twin-arginine translocase subunit TatC — translated: MAFGLRKREPSNFERAADGSMTLVEHIRELRDRLFRASLAIVVGLIGGYLLAQPAFDLLSQPYCRLPGMMVDGECQQFLMLAPADGFILKLKLALWIGLILGAPVWLYQLWAFIAPGLHRHERKWAYVFVAIAAPLFAAGAVLAFLVVDKGLAFLLEAGVTGTDSQLEVTRYISFVTTMILLFGVAFEFPLTLLMLNFTGVVSARRLLSWWRVVVFICFAFAAVATPDPGPFGMTLLALCLSLLYFIAVGVAFLNDRRKGRGKELYADTDDDEASPLEFDRDPVEAGQPVGGASPIEAPEPVARPLSIERRYDDIT
- a CDS encoding YafY family protein; its protein translation is MSGTTRPAVRNGSRASADRLARLLNLVPYLLARPGIELAEAAGDLGVTERQLREDLELLWVCGLPGYGPGDLIDMAFDGDRVTITYDAGIDRPLRLTPDEALALVVALRMLAETPGVANREAVERALAKIEDAAGDLVAAPVEVRLPGDTGRVEQLRAAVEGGRALRITYYTATRDETTERVIDPLRVLMVGGRTYVEAWCRRAEAVRLFRADRIDAVTELAEPAVVPPQARPQDLREGAFRPSPDLPLITLRIGRRERWITEYYPCERVESDGERWVVSLRVSDLGWARRFVLGLGPDVEVVAPAELAGQIHESAVAALEAYARPVAADADPAAAGDRQ
- a CDS encoding HAD-IA family hydrolase; this encodes MPDHAEPTSPVPDVDGRGPSRRQVRAVLFDFHGTLAQVEEPSQWVLAAASACGVDLDRARATALADRLLTAGRAGGPLPARVPPHLAELWADRDLYEHAHRGAYTGLADTVDTGIDGFAEALYERVLTPQGWVPYPDTAPTLAALRAADVRVAVVSNIGFDIRPLFAAWGLADLVDAHVLSYEVGRCKPDPAIFWRACGLLGVDPEESLMVGDTPADAGAAAAGCAALILPAADPGRPNALGSVLDLLPTP
- a CDS encoding diacylglycerol kinase, coding for MLAVTSDDHPSVPGGPVAVLANPTAGRGRHRGLLPDLLNRLAAADRPVRLLRAGSAAEAEAACRTAVAEGAGALVAVGGDGTVHRAMQAVAGTSVPFGPVPAGTGNDFAVETGYPADPRAAVDVIAAALREGRSRPVDLARMTGADGTVRWYGAVLAAGFDAIVNERANRMRWPRGPRRYDLAILVELARLRPRRYTLTLDGERIEVDAVLVAVGNGASYGGGMRICPDADPTDGLLDVVVGGRFDRRTLIRVKPRIYAGTHVAHPLVHTYRARTVALAAAEGITTYADGERSLPLPLTVTAVPATLHLLR